The Virgibacillus dokdonensis genome includes a window with the following:
- a CDS encoding spore coat protein, translated as MLQDKDIVNDYLNGLNASLKSYADYIAQANNAQLRQTLINLRNGDEARQRSLYSYASQKGFYKPAMPASQQEVQQVKTELSSGQ; from the coding sequence ATGTTACAAGATAAAGACATTGTGAATGATTATCTAAATGGATTAAATGCCAGTTTAAAGAGCTATGCCGATTATATAGCTCAAGCCAATAATGCACAGCTAAGACAAACGCTCATTAATTTGCGTAATGGGGATGAAGCTCGCCAACGATCGCTTTATAGTTATGCCTCGCAAAAGGGATTTTATAAGCCAGCCATGCCCGCATCGCAACAAGAAGTACAACAAGTGAAAACGGAATTATCTTCCGGTCAATAA
- a CDS encoding DUF72 domain-containing protein has protein sequence MIYIGLTGWGDHYSLYAEQIKAKDKLAEYSSHFLVVEVDASFYAIQPVKNAEKWVRETPANFQFVVKAYQGMTGHKRKEEDSPFETKKEMFNSFIASLQPYQEANKLAMVLFQFPPWFDCTKQNVTYLRYCKRMMGDIPVALEFRNQTWFSDRFRQSTLSFMKQEGWIHSIVDEPQAGEGSIPTVPVVTNEAQTLIRFHGRNAVGWNKPTSIDTNWRDVRYLYKYNQEELIEWKKVIRRLEKETKDIVVLFNNNSGGDAAENAKQFQELLGIEYEGLAPKQLGLF, from the coding sequence TTGATCTATATTGGATTGACAGGGTGGGGAGATCATTACTCCTTATATGCTGAGCAAATTAAAGCAAAAGATAAATTAGCAGAATATAGTAGCCATTTTCTTGTTGTTGAAGTGGATGCATCATTTTACGCAATTCAGCCAGTGAAGAATGCAGAAAAATGGGTAAGAGAAACACCTGCTAATTTCCAATTTGTCGTAAAAGCGTACCAAGGGATGACGGGACATAAACGGAAAGAAGAGGATTCGCCTTTTGAGACGAAAAAAGAGATGTTTAACTCATTTATAGCATCGTTACAGCCGTATCAAGAGGCGAATAAGTTAGCAATGGTTTTATTTCAATTTCCACCTTGGTTTGATTGTACGAAACAAAATGTGACCTACTTGCGCTACTGCAAGCGAATGATGGGAGATATCCCCGTTGCTTTAGAATTTAGAAATCAAACTTGGTTCAGTGATCGTTTTCGCCAAAGCACATTGTCATTCATGAAACAAGAAGGTTGGATTCATTCGATTGTAGATGAACCACAGGCAGGAGAAGGTTCTATCCCGACGGTTCCAGTAGTAACCAATGAAGCGCAGACGCTTATCCGTTTTCATGGTAGAAATGCTGTTGGTTGGAATAAACCGACGAGTATTGATACAAATTGGCGTGATGTGCGTTATTTATATAAGTATAATCAAGAAGAGCTTATAGAATGGAAAAAAGTGATACGGAGATTAGAAAAAGAAACGAAGGACATTGTTGTGTTATTTAACAACAACTCAGGTGGTGATGCTGCCGAAAACGCCAAGCAATTTCAAGAACTTTTAGGCATTGAATATGAAGGACTCGCTCCGAAGCAATTGGGATTGTTTTGA
- a CDS encoding DNA topology modulation protein FlaR: MKKEFLNRIHIIGSVGSGKTTLAKALSASLHIPYYELDNVVRKRSDSGDIKRTVSERDTYLKRVIHLDRWIIEGVHHTWVSPCFQHADLILFLDTNYSVRRFRIIKRFILQKLGREKANYKPSINILKALLKYNKVFEEKSKDEIFAMLAPYKRKLIILHDTKNIQRSFNEFFHLPNSNEHEANNKHKAT, encoded by the coding sequence ATGAAAAAGGAGTTCCTAAATAGAATACATATTATTGGTTCTGTAGGAAGTGGCAAAACAACGTTAGCGAAGGCGCTTTCCGCAAGTTTACATATCCCCTATTATGAATTGGATAATGTAGTTCGAAAAAGGTCAGATTCTGGTGATATAAAACGGACTGTATCTGAAAGGGATACGTACTTAAAACGAGTTATTCATTTAGATAGGTGGATTATTGAAGGGGTTCACCATACATGGGTCTCTCCGTGTTTTCAGCATGCGGATTTGATTCTATTTTTAGATACGAATTATTCGGTAAGGAGATTTCGAATAATAAAGCGATTTATTTTGCAAAAACTTGGTAGAGAAAAAGCGAACTATAAACCATCGATAAACATTTTAAAAGCTTTGTTGAAATACAATAAGGTTTTTGAAGAAAAAAGCAAGGATGAAATATTTGCTATGTTAGCTCCTTATAAAAGGAAGTTAATCATCCTCCATGATACAAAGAATATACAACGTTCATTTAACGAATTTTTTCATCTTCCTAATAGCAATGAACACGAAGCAAACAACAAGCACAAGGCAACATAG
- a CDS encoding TspO/MBR family protein, with the protein MKASKFIIMMYLIFFAMMIGINYFAGSNVGQIANQYETLIQPAGYAFAIWGVIYLFLFIWIIRGFFIQWDKAALYKEFQFVLPINFVLNSLWILTFTRDNILLSTIVILLLLGTLIWMYRVVWTISFSGLLDRIPFSIYFGWVSLASVVNLFTYAKSEGITSFLGLSESVWTVIVILVVTGIAARITLRNQDLVLPLVYIWTFIAIYVKDQQQLLQFTLVLCCLVLVVCFVFIAIRKMKKFVK; encoded by the coding sequence ATGAAAGCTTCGAAATTTATTATAATGATGTATCTTATTTTCTTTGCTATGATGATTGGGATTAATTATTTCGCTGGGAGCAATGTAGGACAAATAGCCAATCAGTATGAAACGCTTATTCAGCCAGCTGGATATGCCTTTGCTATTTGGGGTGTTATCTACTTATTTTTGTTTATTTGGATCATTCGAGGATTCTTTATTCAATGGGACAAAGCTGCCTTATACAAAGAGTTTCAATTTGTTCTTCCCATTAATTTTGTTTTAAATAGTTTGTGGATTTTAACATTCACTCGTGACAACATACTACTATCAACGATTGTTATCCTCTTATTATTAGGTACGCTTATTTGGATGTACCGTGTCGTATGGACAATTTCTTTCAGTGGCTTACTTGACCGCATTCCATTTTCGATTTATTTTGGATGGGTATCCTTAGCTAGTGTAGTTAACCTATTCACTTATGCAAAAAGTGAAGGAATAACTTCATTTTTAGGGTTAAGTGAGTCCGTTTGGACGGTCATTGTCATTTTGGTTGTGACAGGAATAGCGGCTCGAATTACCCTTCGTAATCAAGACCTTGTCTTACCACTTGTTTATATATGGACATTTATCGCCATTTACGTAAAAGATCAACAACAACTATTACAGTTTACTTTAGTCCTATGTTGCCTTGTGCTTGTTGTTTGCTTCGTGTTCATTGCTATTAGGAAGATGAAAAAATTCGTTAAATGA
- a CDS encoding glycoside hydrolase family 13 protein — MTQNNWWKESVVYQIYPRSFHDSNGDGIGDIQGIIQKLDYLRKLGIDVIWLSPVYDSPNDDNGYDIRDYQKIMDEFGTMEDFDTLLEEAHKRGLKIVMDLVVNHTSDEHAWFVESRSSKNHPKRDYYIWKKGKENGQPPTNWESAFSGSAWKYDEATDEYFLHMFSEKQPDLNWENPDVRNDVYQMMRWWLDKGIDGFRMDVINLISKDQTMPEREPDPGKELVSAFEFHMNGPRIHEFLQEMNQKVLADYDILTVGEMPGVTVEDAKLYTGEEREELNMVFHFEHMGLWNGPDGKWSNMPWKLTDLKEILSKWQYGLEHEGWNSLYWNNHDQPRVVSRFGNDKEYREKSAKMLATLLHGMKGTPYIYQGEEIGMTNVQFPSIDDYEDIELINWYHERLAQGHHKEDLMQAIYAIGRDNARTPMQWNDKPHAGFTTGQPWLNVNPNYTTINTEAALTDPNSIFYYYQQLIALRKQEPTIIYGKFDLLLEDNEEIFAYTRTHQEDTLLVVCNFTDQQQTCELSNVPESKEILITNEPTKTMHSVRQFTLHPYEAFIYRLA, encoded by the coding sequence ATGACACAAAATAATTGGTGGAAAGAAAGCGTCGTTTATCAAATCTATCCACGTAGCTTTCATGATAGCAACGGTGATGGAATTGGAGATATACAAGGAATTATTCAAAAACTAGACTACTTGAGAAAACTTGGAATCGATGTCATTTGGCTATCCCCTGTGTACGATTCCCCAAATGATGATAATGGTTATGATATTCGTGATTACCAAAAAATCATGGATGAATTCGGAACGATGGAAGACTTTGATACATTGCTTGAAGAAGCACATAAACGCGGACTTAAAATCGTAATGGATCTTGTAGTGAATCACACATCCGATGAACATGCTTGGTTTGTCGAGTCAAGATCAAGTAAAAATCATCCAAAAAGAGATTATTATATTTGGAAAAAAGGAAAAGAAAATGGGCAACCACCGACGAATTGGGAATCCGCATTCAGCGGCTCTGCATGGAAATATGATGAGGCAACGGATGAATATTTTCTGCATATGTTCAGCGAAAAGCAACCTGATTTAAATTGGGAAAACCCAGATGTCCGTAACGACGTGTACCAAATGATGCGCTGGTGGTTAGATAAAGGAATAGATGGTTTTCGTATGGATGTGATCAACTTAATATCGAAAGATCAAACCATGCCTGAACGCGAACCAGATCCAGGTAAAGAACTTGTTTCCGCATTTGAATTTCATATGAATGGACCGCGTATTCATGAATTTTTACAGGAAATGAATCAAAAAGTGCTCGCTGATTATGATATTTTAACAGTTGGAGAAATGCCAGGTGTAACCGTCGAGGATGCGAAGCTTTACACTGGGGAAGAACGTGAAGAATTGAATATGGTATTCCATTTTGAACATATGGGGCTTTGGAATGGACCAGATGGAAAATGGTCCAACATGCCTTGGAAGCTTACCGATCTAAAAGAAATTTTAAGTAAATGGCAGTACGGTCTAGAACATGAAGGCTGGAATAGCTTGTATTGGAATAACCATGACCAACCAAGGGTAGTTTCCCGCTTTGGCAATGATAAAGAATACCGTGAGAAATCAGCTAAAATGCTCGCCACTCTCCTTCATGGCATGAAAGGAACACCTTATATTTACCAGGGAGAGGAAATTGGTATGACAAACGTCCAATTCCCTTCCATTGATGATTATGAAGATATTGAACTTATTAATTGGTATCATGAACGCTTGGCACAAGGGCATCATAAAGAAGACTTAATGCAAGCTATTTATGCTATCGGTCGTGATAACGCTAGAACACCAATGCAATGGAATGACAAGCCACATGCAGGGTTTACAACAGGACAACCTTGGTTAAACGTAAATCCAAATTACACGACAATAAATACAGAAGCAGCCCTTACTGATCCTAACTCTATATTCTATTATTATCAGCAATTAATTGCCTTGCGGAAACAAGAACCGACGATCATCTACGGAAAATTTGATTTATTACTTGAAGATAACGAAGAAATATTTGCTTACACGAGAACACATCAAGAAGACACCCTGCTCGTCGTATGTAACTTTACAGATCAGCAACAGACATGTGAACTATCAAACGTACCAGAAAGCAAAGAAATCTTAATCACGAACGAGCCTACGAAAACGATGCATTCCGTTCGTCAATTTACTCTTCATCCATATGAAGCCTTTATATACAGGCTTGCATAA
- a CDS encoding substrate-binding domain-containing protein has translation MKKSTIKDVAREANVSIATVSRILNNTGKGYSDKTKQHVMQTIEQMGYFPNAIARSLINNESGTIGVLFPAVSGMVSAEMLHGIEAAAQVYGKSVFVCNTLSDPDKTKHYLQLLYEKQVEGVIFASERLTKNFQKNVKQMSVPFVTLSGISDLENIPEIKVDDLKATYDATNYLIKHGHTKLAMVSGPPHDSIAGTPRMEGFKQALTDANLPCKSSQISWSNAFYFEDGKHAFRSIMKNHPEITAIVAASDEMAAGVISEANAQGIRVPEDVSVIGYDNTKLAAMTVPSLTTVSQEFDVMGYRAGELLCQCIIGEKTDSIIMKHKIIERESVKKTKARGVV, from the coding sequence ATGAAAAAATCAACGATAAAAGATGTTGCTAGAGAAGCCAATGTGTCTATTGCGACAGTATCTCGGATTTTAAATAATACGGGAAAGGGCTACTCTGATAAAACAAAGCAGCATGTAATGCAAACGATTGAACAGATGGGATACTTCCCAAATGCCATTGCCCGTAGCTTGATTAACAATGAAAGCGGAACAATAGGAGTGCTGTTTCCTGCGGTGTCTGGAATGGTCAGTGCAGAAATGCTACATGGAATAGAGGCGGCTGCGCAAGTTTACGGGAAGAGTGTATTTGTCTGTAATACATTGTCTGATCCTGATAAAACAAAGCACTATTTACAATTGCTCTATGAAAAACAGGTGGAGGGCGTTATATTTGCAAGTGAAAGGCTGACGAAAAATTTCCAAAAAAATGTTAAGCAAATGAGTGTTCCTTTTGTCACTTTATCGGGAATATCTGATCTAGAGAACATACCGGAAATAAAAGTCGATGATCTAAAAGCTACCTACGATGCTACGAATTACTTAATTAAGCATGGGCATACAAAACTCGCTATGGTTAGTGGTCCGCCTCATGATTCAATTGCAGGTACGCCTCGGATGGAGGGCTTTAAGCAAGCATTAACCGACGCAAATCTCCCTTGTAAATCATCACAGATTAGTTGGAGTAACGCCTTCTATTTTGAAGATGGCAAACATGCATTTCGTTCCATCATGAAAAACCACCCAGAGATAACTGCAATTGTTGCAGCAAGTGATGAAATGGCGGCTGGTGTTATTTCTGAAGCAAATGCACAAGGAATACGTGTCCCTGAAGATGTATCCGTTATTGGCTATGATAATACCAAGTTAGCTGCGATGACTGTTCCTTCATTAACTACTGTCTCTCAGGAGTTTGACGTGATGGGGTATCGTGCTGGAGAGTTGTTATGCCAGTGTATTATAGGAGAAAAAACAGATTCGATCATCATGAAACACAAAATAATTGAAAGAGAATCGGTGAAAAAGACAAAGGCTCGAGGCGTAGTTTAG
- the thrS gene encoding threonine--tRNA ligase: MKSHIQVQLKDGKVKECTQGITVKEVATSIGSSLGKRTVGAKVNGMMVDVSYELMNDATVEFYTLETKEGVEVLRHTTAHVLAQAVKRLYPNVKLGIGPAIEHGFYYDFRLEETWNENNLQRIEAEMRSIIHENLPIEKEIITYEEAMDLFTKRNEPLKLELLEDMKELEALTIYRQGEFVDLCRGPHLPSTGYIKAFQLSHVSGAYWRGDSNQMMLQRIYGYAFPKQIQLKAHLDFLEEARKRDHRKLGKQLQLFMFSDEAPGMPFYLPKGQIIRNELEKFSREVQSQANYDEVRTPLMMNQRLWEQSGHWDHYHENMYFTEVDKTKFAMKPMNCPGHMLMYKNNLYSYRDLPIRISEFGQVHRHEYSGALNGMLRVRTFCQDDAHIFVRKDQIEAEIAQVFQLIDQVYQTFGFTYDVELSTRPEKSMGEDHLWQSSEQALQNVLQELEAPYQLNEGDGAFYGPKIDFHIKDALGRSHQCATIQLDFQMPENFDLSYIDERNEKVRPVVIHRAIYGSLDRFFGILVEHFAGVFPVWLALVQVQIIPVSKVHEAYCKSVAIKLKQQGIRVEIDNRDEKLGYKIREAQMQKVPYTLVLGDDEVEKGSVNIRKYGSKASESEPLARFLARIKQQVEKRSL; this comes from the coding sequence TTGAAATCGCATATTCAAGTACAATTAAAAGATGGAAAAGTAAAAGAATGCACACAAGGTATTACTGTGAAGGAGGTTGCTACATCGATTGGTTCCAGTTTAGGTAAAAGAACAGTTGGAGCTAAAGTAAATGGAATGATGGTAGATGTTAGCTATGAATTGATGAACGATGCTACCGTTGAATTTTATACGTTGGAAACAAAAGAAGGTGTTGAGGTATTACGACACACTACAGCACATGTGCTAGCACAAGCGGTGAAAAGATTGTATCCAAACGTAAAGCTCGGCATTGGACCAGCGATCGAGCACGGTTTTTATTATGATTTTAGGTTAGAAGAGACGTGGAACGAAAATAATTTACAACGAATTGAAGCGGAAATGCGCTCGATTATACATGAAAATTTACCAATAGAAAAAGAAATAATAACTTATGAGGAGGCAATGGATCTATTTACAAAGCGAAATGAACCATTAAAGTTGGAGCTTTTAGAAGATATGAAAGAGCTTGAAGCGCTCACCATTTACCGTCAAGGAGAGTTTGTTGATCTTTGCCGTGGTCCTCATCTGCCAAGTACAGGGTATATAAAGGCATTTCAACTATCACATGTTTCTGGAGCATACTGGCGTGGTGATAGTAATCAAATGATGCTTCAGCGAATATATGGTTATGCGTTTCCGAAGCAAATTCAATTGAAAGCACATCTTGACTTTTTAGAGGAGGCTAGGAAACGGGATCATCGTAAATTAGGCAAACAATTACAGTTGTTTATGTTTTCCGATGAAGCGCCTGGGATGCCATTTTATTTACCTAAGGGACAAATCATTCGCAATGAATTAGAAAAATTTTCTCGAGAGGTGCAGTCACAAGCGAATTATGATGAGGTACGGACACCATTAATGATGAACCAGCGTTTGTGGGAACAGTCTGGACACTGGGATCATTATCATGAAAATATGTATTTTACGGAAGTGGATAAGACAAAGTTTGCGATGAAGCCAATGAATTGTCCTGGCCATATGTTAATGTACAAGAATAATCTATATTCTTATCGAGACTTACCAATACGGATTTCCGAATTTGGTCAAGTACATCGTCATGAATACAGTGGAGCTTTAAATGGGATGCTTCGGGTTCGTACTTTCTGTCAAGATGATGCGCATATTTTTGTTAGAAAAGACCAAATAGAAGCGGAAATTGCGCAAGTGTTTCAGTTGATTGATCAGGTTTATCAAACATTTGGTTTCACATATGATGTCGAGCTTTCTACCCGTCCAGAAAAGTCAATGGGAGAGGATCATCTATGGCAGTCTTCTGAACAAGCATTGCAAAATGTATTACAAGAATTAGAGGCTCCTTATCAGTTAAATGAGGGGGATGGCGCATTTTACGGACCTAAAATTGATTTTCATATTAAAGATGCACTTGGTCGCAGTCATCAATGTGCGACAATCCAACTCGATTTTCAAATGCCAGAGAACTTTGATCTATCCTATATTGATGAACGTAACGAAAAAGTACGTCCTGTTGTGATCCATCGTGCTATTTATGGTTCCCTCGATCGCTTTTTTGGCATTTTAGTGGAACATTTTGCGGGGGTGTTTCCAGTCTGGTTAGCGCTAGTTCAAGTGCAAATTATTCCTGTTTCCAAAGTGCATGAAGCCTATTGCAAGTCAGTAGCCATCAAATTGAAGCAACAGGGTATTAGAGTAGAGATAGATAATCGGGATGAAAAATTAGGATATAAAATAAGAGAAGCACAAATGCAAAAGGTGCCATATACGCTTGTGTTAGGCGATGATGAAGTAGAAAAAGGAAGTGTAAACATTCGAAAGTATGGCAGTAAAGCTTCTGAAAGTGAACCGTTAGCTCGCTTTTTAGCTCGGATTAAACAACAGGTGGAGAAGAGATCGTTATAG
- a CDS encoding polyamine aminopropyltransferase: MNQLSIKQSKAIYWASGIVSICGIIFEVLFGAAGSYLLGDGVKQYTLTISLFLTGMGIGASLSERVTKNLVLSFVWIEYTIGIIGGFSTFILFGVTAFLSSGMDAFFLYFITLVVGALTGVELPILIRKANDIGVTLQKSTARVLFSDYAGGLIGGLLFVYLFRPQFGLVKTAFIVALINVIVALWILVYFKAEIKTFKRHFIAGICIFLVLVMGVLFGEKTAFLFEQKLYNDPIIYNEQSSYQQVILTKEQGDLRLFLDGQLQFSSEDEYRYHEVLVHPTMATASSNDNVLVLGGGDGLALREIQKYDAVKSMTLVDLDPSVTKLGKENHEITELNDNAFADDRVQTVNADAFRYLQEHKDLYDVILVDMPDPNNESLNKLYTLEFYQLLRNHLRPGGAIMVQATSPTFATEVYWSIDKTIQAADLYTDNLHVDVPSFGDWGFVLAKREKFTIDEVEIPVDTNFLTSDVLASLTTFGKDIDAQIVDEKGNNISLDVNTLIRPTLIEKYEKAWQNY; the protein is encoded by the coding sequence GTGAATCAGTTAAGCATAAAACAAAGCAAAGCAATCTATTGGGCATCTGGTATCGTATCCATATGCGGCATTATTTTTGAAGTTTTATTCGGGGCGGCAGGTTCCTATCTTTTAGGTGATGGCGTAAAACAATATACGCTAACCATTTCCTTGTTCTTAACTGGAATGGGTATTGGTGCCTCCCTTAGTGAACGTGTCACCAAAAACTTAGTCCTCTCGTTTGTATGGATTGAATATACCATTGGCATTATCGGTGGGTTCTCCACTTTTATCTTATTTGGCGTTACTGCATTCTTAAGCTCAGGAATGGACGCTTTCTTTCTCTACTTTATTACATTAGTTGTTGGTGCATTAACGGGAGTCGAACTTCCTATTTTAATTCGCAAAGCAAACGACATTGGCGTTACACTACAAAAGAGTACGGCACGTGTCCTTTTCTCTGACTATGCCGGTGGTTTAATCGGAGGCTTATTGTTTGTCTACTTATTTAGACCACAATTTGGACTTGTGAAAACAGCCTTTATTGTAGCGCTCATTAATGTCATCGTTGCTTTATGGATTTTAGTCTATTTTAAAGCAGAAATAAAAACATTTAAGCGTCATTTTATTGCGGGAATATGCATTTTCCTCGTTTTAGTTATGGGCGTATTATTTGGCGAAAAAACAGCTTTCTTATTTGAACAAAAGCTATACAATGATCCTATTATATATAACGAGCAAAGTAGCTACCAGCAAGTTATTTTAACGAAAGAACAAGGAGATTTACGATTATTTCTTGATGGACAATTGCAATTCAGCTCAGAAGACGAATATCGTTACCATGAAGTACTTGTGCATCCAACGATGGCAACAGCTTCATCGAATGACAATGTCCTCGTTTTAGGCGGAGGAGATGGACTTGCTTTACGCGAGATTCAAAAATACGACGCTGTCAAATCGATGACACTTGTCGACCTCGATCCTAGTGTAACAAAGCTTGGCAAAGAGAACCATGAAATAACCGAACTGAACGATAACGCGTTTGCCGACGATCGTGTGCAAACCGTTAACGCTGATGCTTTTAGATACTTGCAAGAGCATAAGGATTTGTACGATGTCATTCTTGTCGATATGCCTGATCCAAACAATGAATCGCTCAATAAGTTGTACACCCTTGAATTTTATCAGCTGCTTCGCAATCATTTACGGCCAGGTGGAGCGATTATGGTGCAAGCGACTAGCCCAACCTTTGCAACGGAAGTGTATTGGTCGATTGACAAAACGATCCAAGCAGCTGATCTGTACACAGACAATCTCCATGTCGACGTTCCTAGCTTCGGTGATTGGGGGTTTGTCCTAGCAAAAAGAGAAAAATTCACAATTGATGAAGTAGAAATTCCTGTCGATACGAATTTTCTAACTTCTGATGTTCTCGCTAGTTTAACTACATTTGGGAAAGATATTGATGCACAGATCGTTGATGAAAAAGGAAATAACATTTCGTTAGACGTTAATACATTAATCCGCCCTACCCTCATCGAAAAATATGAAAAAGCATGGCAAAATTATTAA
- a CDS encoding DUF350 domain-containing protein translates to MEPFVSTLIYFFVSIAIVLVGLVIFELLTQKYKDWDEVLKGNHAVALSIGGKIVGICIVLAFSIYNSADVVETLIWGAVGIVLQMIAYLLFQLFTRTFSVEEQLQKGNIAVGIISMSVSIGLGFVIGASIT, encoded by the coding sequence ATGGAGCCATTTGTATCTACGTTAATATACTTTTTCGTTTCCATTGCCATTGTTCTTGTTGGCTTAGTTATTTTTGAATTACTTACACAAAAATATAAAGACTGGGATGAGGTTCTAAAAGGAAATCATGCCGTTGCTTTATCCATCGGTGGTAAGATTGTCGGGATTTGTATTGTGCTAGCATTCTCCATTTATAACAGCGCCGATGTTGTTGAAACATTGATTTGGGGCGCTGTCGGGATCGTCTTGCAAATGATTGCGTACTTATTATTTCAATTATTTACACGTACATTCTCTGTGGAAGAACAGCTACAAAAGGGAAATATTGCGGTAGGAATTATTAGCATGTCTGTTTCCATCGGTCTTGGATTTGTAATTGGCGCATCGATTACATAA
- a CDS encoding DUF4247 domain-containing protein, whose product MKRSLFFILLSSLLFLAACGSQASTSEGTLFEHDIAAFIDENYTFQDVIASQEDSSDISEIYIAENQDIDHVVDELREHEEPEKVSERSDNKQALIYNNLFVIVTEDEEDPDNSTVEIAEQQFVRDNYNPSFFNGLFALWLLDEVLDVDDWGKKRQSKCKNSGDCYGGYHSSGGSYKKSSDSKSIRSSSVRGGGPGAGK is encoded by the coding sequence ATGAAACGATCACTTTTCTTTATCTTGCTATCTTCACTGCTCTTCTTAGCTGCATGTGGCAGCCAAGCTAGTACTTCCGAGGGAACGTTATTTGAGCATGATATTGCAGCATTTATTGATGAAAATTATACCTTTCAAGATGTCATAGCAAGCCAAGAGGACTCCTCTGACATATCGGAAATATACATAGCTGAAAACCAAGACATAGATCATGTCGTTGACGAACTACGGGAGCATGAAGAACCTGAAAAGGTAAGTGAAAGAAGCGATAACAAACAAGCACTTATATACAATAACTTGTTTGTCATCGTCACAGAAGACGAAGAAGATCCAGATAATTCTACTGTTGAAATTGCAGAACAGCAATTTGTACGGGATAATTACAATCCAAGCTTTTTTAATGGGCTTTTTGCCCTTTGGTTATTGGATGAAGTTTTAGACGTTGATGATTGGGGAAAGAAACGCCAAAGCAAATGTAAAAATTCCGGAGACTGTTATGGTGGCTACCATTCCTCTGGCGGTTCCTACAAAAAATCAAGTGACTCTAAATCCATTCGCTCTTCATCGGTTCGTGGCGGAGGTCCAGGTGCTGGTAAGTAA
- a CDS encoding PspA/IM30 family protein: protein MFKFFKRMKTVVESELNAALDKAEDPVKMLDQFMRDMEEDIREAESAVAKQIANEKMMQRKYEDAKKMVEKREDQAMKAVEAGNDDLAKRALEDKKLHQQTADSLKESYERAKQDSTTLRQKLDEMKAEYQEMKLKKDSLKARAESAKTRTKMNRTLSGIGSDESKQGFERMEEKVLKFEAEAETSEDMQSSSRSLDDEFEELEKSDVDDELAALKKKLNKE, encoded by the coding sequence ATGTTTAAATTTTTTAAACGTATGAAAACTGTTGTAGAGTCTGAATTGAATGCAGCTTTGGATAAAGCCGAAGATCCTGTTAAGATGCTGGATCAATTTATGCGCGATATGGAAGAAGATATTCGCGAGGCTGAATCAGCCGTTGCGAAACAAATTGCGAATGAAAAAATGATGCAGCGAAAATATGAAGATGCGAAGAAAATGGTAGAAAAACGTGAAGACCAAGCGATGAAAGCTGTTGAAGCAGGGAATGACGACCTTGCTAAACGCGCGCTAGAAGATAAAAAACTGCATCAACAAACAGCTGATTCCTTAAAAGAATCATACGAACGTGCGAAACAAGATTCTACTACATTACGTCAGAAGCTAGATGAAATGAAAGCTGAATATCAAGAAATGAAATTGAAAAAAGATTCCTTGAAAGCACGTGCTGAATCGGCAAAAACAAGAACAAAAATGAATCGTACGTTATCAGGTATTGGTAGTGACGAATCCAAACAAGGCTTTGAGCGTATGGAAGAGAAAGTTCTAAAATTCGAAGCGGAAGCAGAAACAAGCGAAGATATGCAAAGCTCCAGTCGTAGCCTTGACGACGAGTTTGAAGAGTTAGAGAAAAGCGACGTTGATGATGAACTAGCTGCCCTTAAGAAAAAGCTTAACAAAGAATAA